The DNA segment TCAGGCGTTCCGCAACATTGTGACCATGCTGCATGGGGTTGGCGAACTGTTGGGTGTCGAGTGTATTTGAGTGTGCGTTAGTGTGTTCTAATGGGTGCTGTGAATTTGGCGGATTGGGCGGCGTCGGTGGGGGTGAATCGGCATACCGCCTATCGGTGGTTTCGGGAGGGGGCGTTGCCGGTGCCCGCCGAGCGGGTGGGTCGGTTGATTCTGGTGCGCACGACGCCGGCGGGCGATGCCGCGGCGGGTGGTGTGGTGATCTATGCCCGGGTGTCCAGCCATGATCAGCGCGCCGATTTGGATCGCCAGGTGGCCCGGTTGAGGGTGCGCGACGGGTTGCTCCGCGACGCCAACAACTACGAGCGGCAAGAGCAAGCTTCGCAGCGGATTTTGAGCAGCTAGAAAGGATTTGGCGATGACAATTAATTACCAGTTCGGTGACGTGGATGCCCATGGGGCCACGATTCGGGCTCAGGCGGCATCTTTGGAGGCTGAGCATCAGGCGATCGTGCGTGATGTGTTGGCGGCCGGGGATTTCTGGGGTGGTGCCGGGTCGGTAGCCTGCCAGGAGTTCATCACGCAGCTGGGCCGTAATTTCCAGGTGATCTATGAGCAGGCCAACGCGCATGGGCAAAAGGTGCAATCCGCAAGCAGCAACATGGCGCAAACCGACTCCGCAGTAGGTTCTAGCTGGGCCTAGGTTCTAGCTGGGCCTAGCCGCGCTCACCGGCAGCGTGGAACTGTCCGCGGGCGGACCCCCCGTGCTGGAAGCTGGAAGGGAGGATGGGCGGCGCGCGCGGGTGAGCGGTTGTGCCTCGGTGTTGATGCCCTGTTGATGCCCGAGTGGGCGTCGCAGAAACCGGCAATTTCGGTGTCAGTGGAACACGCCCGACTCTTGATTCTGTGCGTTGAAGAGTCCCGATACCTGGTTTCCCAGGTTTCCGATGCCTGAGTTAAAGACTTCCGTGACCCCGGGCAATGGTGCCCGCGTTGAACAGGCCTGAGATGTACTGCCCCGTGCTGTTGACGAAGCCCGACATGTGGGCCGGGCCAATGTGGTGTTTCTGAAGCCCGAGCTGTAGGCGCCCGCGTTCAGGAAGCCAGAACCAAAGTTGCCGTGGTTCTCGAAGCCGGAGGAGTTAATGGTGCCGACGAAAGTGTCGGGCCCAATAGTTTGGATAATGTTGTCGCCGGAATCGATGCCCGAGTTATTGAAGCCCTGATTTGCGAAGCCCGATTGGTTGATGCCTCCGTGGCCAAATCCTGAGCCGGAGTTAGAAAAGCCGGAGTTCAACACGTTTTGGTTGAAGGGGCTGCCCGGGCCCGTGTTCAGATTGCCCCCGTTGAGGAAGCCGGTGTTGACGCCGCCCGAGTTTGCGTAGCCGGAGTTTATGTCGCCCGAGTTGAAGCCGCCGGTATTGATGCTGCCGCCATTGAAGCTGCCGAAGTTCGTGGAGCCCGAGTTAAAGAGGCCCGTGTTGATATCGCCCGAGTTAAAGAGGCCCGTGTTGGTGTCGCCCGAGTTGAACAGGCCGGTATTGGTGTCGCCCGCGTTGAAGAAGCCGGTGTTGGTGTCGCCGGAGTTGAACAGGCCGGTGTTATAGTTACCCGAGTTTCCGAAGCCCGTGTTGAGGGTGCCGGAACTCCCGATGCCCGTGTTATAGACGCCCGACGTGCCGAATTCGACGCTTAACGGCCCAACGCCCTGGCCCGAGTTCGCGATGCCCCAGTTATCGTTGCCGGAGTTAAAGAATCCGATGTTGTTATTGCCGGAGTTGAACAGGCCAATGTTTCCGCTACCGCTGTTCAGCCCGTTGAAATTGATACCGATCTGGTTGTTGCCGGACAACCCAAAGCCGATGTTGTTGTTGCCTTTGTTCCCGAAGCCGATGTTATTACTACCAAGATTTCCATAGCCGATGTTCGCGTTGCCAGTGTTACCGCCGCCGACGTTGCCGGAGCCCGTGTTTCCACTGCCAACGTTCGTGTTGCCGGTGTTGCCCAGGCCAAAGTTTGCGTCGCCGGTGTTTCCGCTGCCCACGTTGGTGCTGCCGAGGTTCCCGGAACCAAAGTTCTGGCTGCCCGTGTTTCCGCTGCCAAAGTTGGTGCTGCCGATGTTGCCCAGGCCAAGGTTTGTGTGGCCGGTGTTTCCGCTGCCCAGGTTTGTGCTGCCAAGGTTACCGCTGCCCAGGTTGTAGCTACCAATGTTGCCGCTGCCCAGGTTGACACTTGCGGGGTTGAGCCCCTGATAGTCCTTGTCCTGAGCTGCCATTTCCGCTGCCAAGGTTGAGAGCGCCGAAGTTACCGGTGCCCAGGTTGAAGCTGCCGGTGTTGCCGCTGCCTAGGTTCAGGTTGCCGATGTTGCCCAGGCCCAGGTTGAGGGCGCCGATATTGCCGAGGGTCAGGTTGATGGTGCCGTCGAGGAACGGGACGTAGATGTAGATACCTTCTGACGCAGCCGCCCACGGGGTCAACGACGCGACCGCCGTCGACGCTTCGGCGTGATAGCCCGCCATGGCGGCGACATCCTGGGCCCACATCAGCTCATAGGCGGCCTCGGCGGCCGCGATCGCCGGCGCGTTTTGACCGAACAGATTCGAGACCACCAACGACACCAGCTCAGAGCGATTGGCCGCCACCACCACCGGATGCACGGTGGCCGCGCGCGCCACATCAAACACCGCGGCCACGGCTTTGGCTTGACCCGACGCCTGCTCAGCTTGAGCCGCCGCCACGCTCAGCCACGCAGCATACGTTCTCGCCACTCCCGTCATCGCCTGCGCCGCTGGACCCTGCCACGCCTGATCCGTCAAACCCGAGATCACCGATCCGAAAGAACCTGCAGCCGAGGCTAATTCACCGGCCAGCCCGTCCCAGGCCGCCGCCGTCGCCAGCATCGGCCCGGAACCCGCACCGGCGAATATCAACCCGGAATTGACCTCCGGCGGCAACACCGAGAAATTCATGACACCCCTTCTGTTTCTGCGGGCCAGGCACGAAATGGGAGGTCCTCGCCAGCGGCATGAACACCACGCTGCGTGGAGTCGATCTGGCCTCGGTTACCGGGTTACGCTATGCAACCCACACATGGGCGTCTAGTAGAAGGTTGCGAACAAACTCTTGCGACCTACGACAGTTGGTGCTTCTTGGGGACGCCTAGCGACTGCCTTGGGAAGGGCCCCTGGCAGCAGTCACCGGCGTGGTCGGCCGAATGAACTCGAGGCTTCCCAGATGCTCGGCGACATCGCGCGGTCACTGCCGCAGCTCCGCAAGAATCACCGAACTTTCGTCAGGTGCAACAGACTTCGGCCTGCCGTTGAATAACGCTTGCGTGTGGGTTGCATAGAGTGGCCTGCGATCGCGGTTTTCGGCCGTGCGTGGAAGTCCTGTGAGCCATCTCAGCGCGGTGGCTTGCACGGCCGCTGGGTGCGGGGCCGGTGGCATTGTCGATCACCGCAGACGGGCATTCAACCAGTTGAGGAAGTGATGGCGGAAGATTCCGCGCCCACTATGTGGGCCGGTGAGGAGCACTCGTGTCACCGTTTGCAGGTGACGGTGGTGACCGTGCCGGATGGAGGGCGGTTCCGCGTGACGCGGGTCGGCGAGGGCCACGGGGTGCCGGTCGTGATGCTTCCAGGGATGTTCGACAACCGCCGACTGTATCTATGGTCCGGCGGGGGCGGGCTGGCCGAGACGCTGGCCAGCGCCGGGTTCGATGCGTGGATCGTCGAGCGACGCCGTACCGGCGGGATAGCGGCGGCAGCCGGGGCCCGCGCGGGGTGGGAGGAGATGGTTCGGGTCGATCTACCGACCGTTCAGGGGCTTGTCGCCGCGGAGTCCGGCCACTCGGCATTTTGGGTCGGTCATTCCTTCGGCGGTGTGGCACTCGCCCGCGCAGCCGCCGAGACGATGCAGCAGTCGCAGATCGCGGGACTGGTGCTGGTCAACGCGGCCGTCGACATCCCGCTGCTGGCCAATCCGATCGTCACCGCGATAGTGCGGGCTGGCATGTGGGGTGATGTGTTCCCAGCGCGACGGTTGCGGCTGGGCCCGGAAGACGAGCCGGTTGCCGCCCTAACAGACGCGATCTCCTGGGGCGCGGCGGAGCGCGACTGGGGCCAGCTGTCGGCCGCGCTGAGCGCGGTCGACTTGCCGCTCCTCGCGGTCACCGCTCCTCGCGACGTGATCGCCCCCGCCACCCGGTGCTACCGGCTCGCACGGCCGTTCGCCGGCACCGACCGGCGGGTGCAATCAGCCGCCCGCCGCCACGGATTCGCCCGCAACCACACGCACGAATCGCCGTTGCTGCATCCCGTCGCCAGCAGCGATGTGTTTCCATTCCTGAGTGACTGGCTCACCGCGCGGACCGGCGAGCCCACACCGGCAAACACCGACACGGTCAATTCGACCGGTCGGTATCGGCTGCACTACACCGTCGAACTCGACGCACCAGCCGTGAAACTCTTTCAATTCCTCAGCCACCACTGGTCGATGCTGTGGCCGGTGCGCCAGCGGCGCGTGCGCGACGGGGTGGACCCGGCCGAACCCAACGGCCTGCGCTCGGTGCGTGCCCAGCGAGTGCTGGGGATCTGGCCAATCCAAGAAGAAATCGTCACCTACCGGCCACCCCGGCTGATCGAATACCGTACCGTCCGCGGCCCCGTGCGCAATCACCTGGGCCGCATCGAGCTCACCGATGGCCCCGACGGCGGCACCCGCTTGGACTACCGCATCGCCTTCGATACCCCACCGGGGGTGCCCGGCCGCCCGCTGACCGCGGCGCTGGACACGATCTGGCGCCATTGGAGCCTTCCCCGGCTGCGGCGGTACATGACCACGATCCGGTGACCCGATCAACGATCGGGCGCGGCGACTCTCACCTACGGGTGGCCCGTATGGCCGAAAGAGCACCGGCGCCACCGGCGGCCGGCGGCGCCGGCGGTCGCGGCGGCACAACCCTCGGGTCCGCGGTTCGGCACGACGATTTCGACGGCGAAACATAGTTGCGGATTACGCAAAATTTCGTTCTCAACCTTCTACTGGACGCCTTTGTGGGGCCCGCATAGCGTGGCCTAGCAAGCTGATGGACCCCGTCCACAGAGTTGTTGGTCACGGTGATGACGAGGACATCGGGCGCGGGGGCAGCGACCTTTGGTCAGGTGTTCGTGCTGGAAGGAACGGCGATGTCGTTTGTGAACGTGGTACCGGAGCTTGTTACGGCGGCAGCTTCGGATTTGGCTGAGGTTAGCTCGGCGATCGGCGCCGCTAACGCCGCAGCCGCTGTCCACACCACGGCGGTGGTGGCCGCGGGTGCCGATGAGGTGTCGGTGGCAATCGCGGCGTTGTTCGGCGCGCACGCCCAGGCATACCGGGCACTGAGCGCTCAGGCTGAGGCGTTTCACACCCAGTTTGTCCAGGCCTTGAGCACGGGCGCGGATGCCTATTCGGCCGCCGAGACCACCAACGTCGAGCAAACCCTGCTCAACGTCATCAACGCTCCCACCATGGCACTGGTGGGGCGCCCGTTGATCGGCAACGGCACCCCTGGGGTCCCGGGAACGGGAGGAAACGGCGGAGACGCCGGCATCTTGATCGGCAACGGCGGGGCCGGCGGGTCCGGCGCGCCCGGCCAGAATGGCGGCACCGGCGGGGCCGGCGGGCTGCTGCTCGGCAACGGCGGCCACGGCGGCAACGGCGGTGGGTCCACGGCTGTCCCCGCAGGCAATGGCGGGGCCGGCGGAACCGGTGGAATGTTCGGCACCGGCGGGACCGGTGGGAGTGGCGGGTTCGGCGTCAACGGCGGCGCCGGCGGGGCCGGCGGGGCGGCCGGGCTGTTTGGCACCGCCGGGACCGGGGGCGCCGGCGGCTATGGACTGGTGGGATCTCCCGGCAGCGCCGGGCCCGGCGGGGCCGGCGGGGCCGGTGGGCTGTTCGGTCCGGGCGGCGCCGGCGGGGTCGGCGGACTCTCGTTGGCCGACGTCGGCGGTACCGGCGGCGTCGGCGGGGCGGGCGGGTGGTTCGGCTCGGGCGGTAACGGCGGCGCCGGCGGCGCCGGTCACAACGCCGGGGGCACCGGCGGAACAGGCGGCGTCGGCGGCCTGATTTTCGGCTCCGGTGGCGCAGGCGGCGACGCCGGGCCCGCCGGGGTCGGCGCCGCCAACGGCGGGAATGGGGGGGCCGGCGGCAACGCCATCGGGCTCTTCGGCAATGGCGGCGCCGGCGGGGCCGCCGGGCCGGGCCAAAACACTGGAGGTATCGGCGGGGTCGGCGGGTCCGGGGCCTTGCTCTTCGGCAATGGCGGGCCCGGCGGCAGTGGCGGGCCCGCCGGGGTCGGCACTGCCATCGGCGGCTCGGGCGGAGCCGGCGGCAAAGCCGGGCTGATCGGCAATGGCGGCGCAGGTGGCTCCGGCGGGGAGTCCGTCGGTGGCGTCGATAACGGCGGAAACGGAGGCCGGGGCGGCGACGCCCAATTCATCGGCGACGGGGGTAACGGCGGTAACGCCGGACTCGGCTTGCTCCCGGGCACTCCCGGTAGCAGCGGCAAACGCGGGCTGCTGTTCGGTCAGGGCGGACTGCCCGGGCTGCCCTAGGCAGCCCGGCTGATCCATTACCCTCCCGTCCGCGGCCCGGTGCGCAATCACTTCGGCCGCATCGAACTTGCCGACGGCCTCGATGGCGGCTGAGCCTCCCCGGCTGCGGCACCGCATGACCACGATCCGATGACTCGATCAACGATCAAGCGCAACGGTCTGACCCCATTCGCGCAACGAGCGCCGTGAGGCGCCCGGCCCCAAGCCTTCGACACTGACCAGCGAAACCGAATTCGGCAACTCGGTGGCGGCGGGGCCATCCGTTGCAGCGCTGGTGGTAGGCGCCGATGAGGCTGTCAGGGACCGTCGCGGCGGTCTCCGGTGCCTCATCCGTAGGGGCCGACACTTGCGAACGACGCAACGGTTACTTCGTGATCTTCTACTATACGCCAAGTTGCGCACAGCCTAGCGTGATCTTTGACGAGACAGTTACGGCGGTGTCGGTGGCGCTGGTGGGCCCGACGGGGTGGGCCGTTCCGCCTTGGGAACGAACAGCATGTGGCGACTCGACGAAGGACAACGACGATGAATTACTCTGTGTTGCCGCCGGAGATCAATTCGTTGCGGATGTTCGTCGGTGCCGGGTCGGCGCCGATGCTTCAGGCGGCGGCGGCCTGGGACGGGTTGGCCGCGGAGTTGGCGACGGCGGCGTCGTCGTTTTCGGCGGTGACCTCGGGGCTGGCCGGGCAGGCCTGGCAGGGTCCGGCGGCGGCGGCCATGACGACGGCGGCAGTTTCGTATGCGGGCTTTTTGAGTATGGCGGCCGCCCACGCCGAGGGGGCGGCCGGGCAGGCCAAGGCGGTGGCGGCCGTGTTTGACGCCGCCAAGGCGGCGATCGTGCCGCCGGCTGTGGTAGCGGCCAACCGGGATGCGTTCGTGGCGCTGATCCGGTCGAATTGGTTGGGGCTCAGCGCGCCGGCGATCGCGGCCGTCGAGGGCCTCTATGAGCAGATGTGGGCGGCCGATGTGGCCGCGATGACCGGCTATCACGCCGGGGCGTCCTCGGCCGCGGCGCACTTGCCGTTGCCGGCGGCCCTGCAGCAGTTCCTCAACACCCTGCCCAGCCTCGGTATCGGCAACAAGGGCAACGCCAACCTGGGCAGCGGCAACACCGGCAACGGCAACGTCGGCGACGGCAACGTCGGCAGCTCCAACCTCGGCGGGGGCAACATCGGCAACCGCAACATCGGCAGCGGCAACCGAGGCAGCGACAACGTCGGCGGCGGCAACGTCGGCAACAACAACATCGGCTTCGGCAACCAGGCCACCGGCCCGCTGGGCAACAACGTGGGCCTGGGCAACATCGGCAACCAAAACATGGGCTTTGGCAACACCGGCGACGCCAACACCGGCGGCGGCAACACCGGCAACGGCAACATCGGTGGCGCCAACACCGGCAACAACAACGTCGGGTTCGGCAACACCGGCAACAACAACATCGGGATCGGGCTGACCGGCGACAATCAGATGGGCATCAACCTGGCCGGGCTGCTGAACTCCGGCAGCGGCAACATCGGCCTGGGCAACTCGGGCACCAACAACATCGGCTTGTTCAACTCCGGCAGCGGCAACATCGGCATCTTCAATACCGGCATCAATACCGTTGTTCCGGGCCACCTCAACAACCTCGGCTTCGGGAACTCCGGCAACGGCAACATCGGCATCGGCAACTCGGGCATTTCGGACACCGGATTGGGGAACGCGGGCATCTACAACACCGGCTTCGGGAACGCCGGCGACTACAACACCGGTTTCGGGAACGCCGGCGACTTCAACACGGGCTTTGACAACTCCGGCTTCACCAACACCGGCAATGGGAATTCGGGCAACACCAACACGGGCTCGTGGAATTCGGGCAACGCCAACACCGGTTTCGGGTTCACCACCGACACCGGCCTGACGAGTTCGGGCTTCAACAACACGGGTACCGCGGTATCGGGCTTCTTCAACGGCGGCCCCGGCGCCGTCTTTGTCTCAGGCTTGTTCAACACGGCCAGTGGCGGTCTGATAAACGGCTTCATGTCAGGCATTGGCAACACCGGCGTCTCCGACAACCCCTTCTTGGGTGGCTTTAGCGGCTTCAGCTCGGGCTTATACAACATGGGCACCGGTTTATCGGGCTTCTTCAACCTGAGTCGGCTGCGGCAATAACTGATCACTAGCGGGCCCGGGGTGCATGGTGGAGGCCGTCAACGCCCGGCTTCCGATGGCCTCCGCGAGTCAATAGCAGGTGTATCCGGACGGCGTGTTCCGAAGACCCCGCCGCGCCGTGAAGTTGCACCGGATCGACAGCGCGGGTCAGCGGTTCAGCAACGCCATGATTTGCGGCAACAGCTCGCGGGTGGCGATCCGGCCTGCCTCGCGGGCGCGGTCGATCTGGTGGAACTCGAGCAGTCCGACGGCGCTGACATCGGGGGTGATCGCGACGTCGGCACGCGCCAGCCAGGCCGCCGACGCCATCCTGCTGCCGATCGTCATGGTGCGCATGAGGGTGTCGCCGATGCCCGGCACCCGTGGTGGGCGCCCGTCTGCGGTCGTCGGGCCGGGGCGCTCCTCTCTCCCACTGCCGATGTACACCGCGATCAACGGGCCGTCGCGGCGCTCCAGCGCGTTCACGGGCAGGTTGTCGAGCACGCCGCCATCGACATGCAGCGAGCCCTCGTAGAGTTTCGGCGGGTACAGCCCGGGCAGCGACAGGGAACAGCCGACCACCTCGCGGAGCAGGCCGCGGCGGTGCACAACGGCCCGCCGCGCCAGCAAGTCGACGCTGACACAACGGAATTGCTTCGGCAGCTCCTCCACCAGCCGCTCACCGTACGCGGCGTGCAGCAGGGCCGCGCTGCGCCGTCCACGGATGAGCCCTTTGGTCGGCAGCGTGTAGTCGCCGATCGGGTTGTTGCGGATGGAGTACTCGAAGATATGGGCGTCCACGGCGGCGGCGTCCATCCCGGTGGCCGCGAACGCGCCGATGATCGCGCCCATGCTGGCGCCGGCGAACCGGTCGACGGTGACCCCGGCGGCCTCCAGCTCCGCCAGCACCCCGAGGTGGGCGAATGCACGCGCACCCCCACCGCCGAGGACCAGCCCGACCGAGCGGCCCGCGATGCGTGCCGCGAGCGGGCGCAGGTCGGCCATCGCATGTGCCCGCCGGACGGTATGCACCGACCGTGGCGTGATCAATGTCTCCCACGCCCGCCAGTCATCGCGGGCCGCCGGGGGCCCGGCGAGCACCAGGTCGGCGCCTAAGGCTCGTGCCGGCAGCGGTTCGGGAGGCGGTGCCGGATCAGCGGAGACCAGCACGACGCGGTCCGCGGCGCGCATGCAGAAGTCCCGCCATCCCGCCTCGTCGACCGAGGCATGCAGCAACACCTTGTCGGCGGAGCGCTCGGCGCGTTCCAACCCGTCGCGGTCGATGCGGCCGGGTTTCTCCACGCGCAGCCGGGTTGACAGCGCCGTGAACAGCTGGGCGGCCACCATTTCGACGGGCGCGCCGGCGTCGACACCGATGATCGCGATGACGGCCTCGGACGGTGACGGGCGTCCGATCACCGACGGCGGCGTCTGGTGCAGCCGGGTGGCTAGGACCCGAACCAGTGCACCGAGTACGCCCGCGTCGGCGATCTTGTCGAATTGCGCCTTGGTAAGTCGCAGCAGCGTGGAGTCGCGCACGGCGCGAACCGAGGCGGATCGAGGAGCGTCGATCAGCAGGCCCAGCTCGCCGACGACGTCACCGCGGCCCAACTCTGCGACCACGACCTTCTCGCGCAGCACCTGAAGGCGGCCGTCACGCACCACGTAGAGTGAATCGGACGTCTCGCCCGCGACGTCGCCGCGGCCCAACTCTGCGACCACGACCTTCTCGTGCAACACCTGCAGGCGGCCGTTACGCACCACGTAGAGCGAATCGGACGTCTCGCCCGCGTGGAAAAGGTACGAGCCCGCCTCCAGCTCGACCTGCTCCGCGCGATCCCGCAGTTCGGCCAGGGCGGCCTCGCCCAGCTCGGCGAACAGCGGCAAAGATTTGAGCAGGTCGCTCTCGCCGGACGGCGCCGGCGGCGCTGCGACCGGTGTGCACGCCGGCGTTGACCCCAGATCCGGTGCTGGCCACCCGATGGGCGGTGCGGGCTCGGGCTCATCTAGGGCGGCGACGGGGCGGGTGCGGCCCAGGAACACCGCTCCGGCCGCGGTCAGCGCGAAACAGACCGCGGCCAGCACCCATCCCCTGCGCAGGGCCTCTTCGGCCGCGTCCCGAGCCGGCCTCCCCACCACGACCACCAGGAGCGCGACGCCGATCACGGCGCCGAGCTGGCGGGTACTGCTGACGACGGCCGAGGCGGTGGCGAAGCTGCCGCCCGCGGCCACCCCGGCCAGGGCGGCACTGCCGAGTAGCGGCAATGTTGCGCCGACTCCGATGCCCTGCAGCAGCTGGCCGGGCAGCCACGCACCCAGGAAGTCGGGTTTCGACCCGACGCGTTCGATGTACCACAGCAGGCTGCCGGCCCAGATCAGCGCGCCGGCGACGACGATGACGCGGTAGCCATGCCGGTCAGCGACCCGGCCGAGCACCGCTGCGACAACGGCCGCGACGAACGCGGCGGGAGCGACCGCCAGGCCGGCTCGCAATAGGTTGTAGCCCCACACATAGTTCAGGAACAGGACATGCGTCAGCAGGTAGGCGTAAAAGCCGGCGCTGGCGACGAGGGTCAGCGTGTTGCCGGTCACGAACGACCGGATACGCAGCAACGCCGGCTCGATCAGTGGAGTCGGGTGATGTCGCGAGCTCACGCCGAATCCCGCCATCGCGAGCGCTGCGGCCACGAACGACCCGACGGGCGCCGCGCTGGCCCAGCCCCAGTCGGGACCCTTGATCAGCCCGAGCGTCAGCAACCCCAGCGTGATGGCCAGCAGCACAGCCCCCCGCAGATCGGGTACCCGCCGCCGTCCCGAGGCGCGGCTCTCGATCAGCCCCCGCCGGGCCACCAGCACGGCCGCGACACCCAGCGGCAGGTTCACCAGAAACACCCACCGCCAGCTTGACGCGTCCACGAGTGCGCCGCCGATCGGCGGGCCGAGGCCCGACGCGATCGCCGCCGCCGCCCCCCACAGGCTCACCCCGCGCGCACGGCGCGCGGCGTCGAAGCTCTCGACAACAAGCCCGAGCGATGCCGGCACCAATATCGCCGCCCCGATGCCCTGCAGCACGCGCGACGCAACCAACTCCCCGACGGTGTCGGCGGCCGCGCACAAACCGGATGCGGCAGTGAACAACACGACCCCGTAGATAAACATCCGTTTGCGCCCGAGGAGGTCAGCGAGCCTGCCGCCCGCCACCAGGAACGCGGCGAACGCGATGTTGTACCCGTTGAGCACCCACGACAGGCCGCCGATGTCGCTGTGTTGAAAATGCCTCTGGATGGCCGGAAAGGCGATGTTGACGATCGTCGAGTCCAGAAAGGCCAGAAAGGCGCCGAACGCCGCCACCAGCAGCACCGCCGTCGGTGACGGCTGGCGGCGTTGGGTGAGTGGGGCGTGCGGGTGGCCGGCCCGCGGGCGTCGGGTGTTCGCCCGCACCGTTGCGGCATCCGCGGTCGCCGGGATCCGGCCGCCGTTGTCGCTCACAACGTGGGCGCTATTTCTGCGGCCCGTTCCCAGCTGCGCCGCGATTCTGTTTGCCATGATCGGTCCCCATTCAGTGCGTTTCGATGGCCTCGATGAGACGTATGGTGTGCCGGACGATCGCCACCCCACCCAGGGCCGCGGCGATGTCGCGGGCGCGGTGCAGCATCGTCAGGGCGCGTGGCTTGTCTGCGTCAGCGTTTCGCGACAGCAGCATCTCCGCCCAGTACAGCAGGTTGCGCGCCTCAAACAGCGGTGCGCCGATGCGGTCGTGCACCACGGCAGCGGCGGCGAAGTGCCCTTCGGCGTCGTCGAACCGGCCCAGCGCGCCCGCCAGGCGTCCGAGGATCGTGTGGGCGGACGAGAATGCAATCGGGATCGGGTAAATCAGGTGGCTGCGGTAGGGGTACAGCAGGTCATAGATCTCTGCGATGACGTTGCGGTCGCCGACCCGCACCGCGGTCAGGCCCCAGTACGCCAGGGCGTAGAGCCGGAGGTAGTCGTGGTTCAGTGACCCGAAACCGGCTTGGGTGATCTCGCCCAGCAGTTCGGCGGCCTCGTCGAGGCGACCCAGTTCGGTGAGGTAGAACGACAGTCTGGCCGGTATCGACGAAAGCCGCGGCGCGAGTTTTCTCATTTCGACGTTCGCGTCGATGATTTCCTCGAACCGGCCTTGCTCGTAGCGCAGGTAGTTGAGCTGGGGGCTGTAGAAGAAGAATGCGTCCGGAAAGCCGATGGCCACCCCGATATCCAGCGCATCGCTGGCATGCTGGTCGGCGAGCTCCAGATCGCCGGCCATCGCGGCAATCACTGTCGCGACAAACCGGGCAAGCCATCTCATCCAGGGCTGACCGGTGCGCTCGGATAGCTGCCACGCCCGGTGCGCGCAGTCGCGCGCTTGGTCGATGTCGGCGACTTCGACCGTGGCGAAAAATCTCATGGCCGCGGCCATGCATCCCAGGAATGGGTCATCTACCCCATCGGCCAGAGCCAGCAGCTCGCTGGTGAGCTCCATTCGCTCGGCCATCAGGTCGGGTCGCACCAGCAGTGCCGAGTTGACCAGAGTAAGC comes from the Mycobacterium shinjukuense genome and includes:
- a CDS encoding MFS transporter, translating into MANRIAAQLGTGRRNSAHVVSDNGGRIPATADAATVRANTRRPRAGHPHAPLTQRRQPSPTAVLLVAAFGAFLAFLDSTIVNIAFPAIQRHFQHSDIGGLSWVLNGYNIAFAAFLVAGGRLADLLGRKRMFIYGVVLFTAASGLCAAADTVGELVASRVLQGIGAAILVPASLGLVVESFDAARRARGVSLWGAAAAIASGLGPPIGGALVDASSWRWVFLVNLPLGVAAVLVARRGLIESRASGRRRVPDLRGAVLLAITLGLLTLGLIKGPDWGWASAAPVGSFVAAALAMAGFGVSSRHHPTPLIEPALLRIRSFVTGNTLTLVASAGFYAYLLTHVLFLNYVWGYNLLRAGLAVAPAAFVAAVVAAVLGRVADRHGYRVIVVAGALIWAGSLLWYIERVGSKPDFLGAWLPGQLLQGIGVGATLPLLGSAALAGVAAGGSFATASAVVSSTRQLGAVIGVALLVVVVGRPARDAAEEALRRGWVLAAVCFALTAAGAVFLGRTRPVAALDEPEPAPPIGWPAPDLGSTPACTPVAAPPAPSGESDLLKSLPLFAELGEAALAELRDRAEQVELEAGSYLFHAGETSDSLYVVRNGRLQVLHEKVVVAELGRGDVAGETSDSLYVVRDGRLQVLREKVVVAELGRGDVVGELGLLIDAPRSASVRAVRDSTLLRLTKAQFDKIADAGVLGALVRVLATRLHQTPPSVIGRPSPSEAVIAIIGVDAGAPVEMVAAQLFTALSTRLRVEKPGRIDRDGLERAERSADKVLLHASVDEAGWRDFCMRAADRVVLVSADPAPPPEPLPARALGADLVLAGPPAARDDWRAWETLITPRSVHTVRRAHAMADLRPLAARIAGRSVGLVLGGGGARAFAHLGVLAELEAAGVTVDRFAGASMGAIIGAFAATGMDAAAVDAHIFEYSIRNNPIGDYTLPTKGLIRGRRSAALLHAAYGERLVEELPKQFRCVSVDLLARRAVVHRRGLLREVVGCSLSLPGLYPPKLYEGSLHVDGGVLDNLPVNALERRDGPLIAVYIGSGREERPGPTTADGRPPRVPGIGDTLMRTMTIGSRMASAAWLARADVAITPDVSAVGLLEFHQIDRAREAGRIATRELLPQIMALLNR